One window of Acomys russatus chromosome 28, mAcoRus1.1, whole genome shotgun sequence genomic DNA carries:
- the Pde6b gene encoding rod cGMP-specific 3',5'-cyclic phosphodiesterase subunit beta isoform X2, whose amino-acid sequence MTKEKEFFDVWPVLMGEAQPYSGPRTPDGREIVFYKVIDYILHGKEDIKVIPTPPADHWALASGLPTYVAESGFICNIMNASADEMFTFQEGALDDSGWVIKNVLSMPIVNKKEEIVGVATFYNRKDGKVFDDQDEVLMESLTQFLGWSVLNTDTYDKMNKLENRKDIAQDMVLYHVRCDKDEIQEILPTRDRLGKEPADCEEDELGKILKEELPGPTKFDIYEFHFSDLECTELELVKCGIQMYYELGVVRKFQIPQEVLVRFLFSVSKAYRRITYHNWRHGFNVAQTMFTLLMTGKLKSYYTDLEAFAMVTAGLCHDIDHRGTNNLYQMKSQNPLAKLHGSSILERHHLEFGKFLLAEESLNIYQNLNRRQHEHVIHLMDIAIIATDLALYFKKRTMFQKIVDESKNYDDKKSWVEYLSLETTRKEIVMAMMMTACDLSAITKPWEVQSKVALLVAAEFWEQGDLERTVLDQQPIPMMDRNKAAELPKLQVGFIDFVCTFVYKEFSRFHEEILPMFDRLQNNRKEWKALADDGHRNLQWWSSPQVLDLLYPVSPVYWLRVAPATHHWIWTLPIAVWYKILGTRGKSDRT is encoded by the exons gAAATTGTCTTCTACAAAGTTATTGACTATATCCTCCATGGCAAAGAAGACATCAAAGTCATTCC CACACCCCCAGCTGACCACTGGGCCCTGGCCAGTGGCCTTCCAACCTATGTGGCAGAAAGTGGCTTT ATCTGTAACATCATGAACGCCTCAGCTGATGAAATGTTCACCTTTCAG GAGGGGGCCCTGGATGATTCCGGGTGGGTGATCAAGAACGTTCTCTCCATGCCCATTGTCAACAAGAAGGAGGAGATTGTGGGGGTGGCAACCTTCTACAACAGGAAAGATGGGAAGGTTTTCGATGACCAAGATGAGGTTCTCATGGAG TCTCTGACACAGTTCCTGGGATGGTCAGTGCTGAACACAGACACCTACGACAAGATGAACAAGCTGGAGAACCGTAAGGACATAGCCCAGGACATGGTTCTGTACCACGTGAGATGCGACAAAGATGAAATCCAGGAAATCTTG CCAACAAGGGATCGCCTGGGGAAAGAGCCCGCTGACTGTGAGGAGGATGAACTGGGGAAGATCTTG AAGGAAGAACTTCCAGGACCTACCAAGTTTGACATCTATGAGTTCCACTTCTCCGATCTGGAGTGCACTGAGTTGGAGCTAGTCAAATGTGGCATCCAGATGTACTATGAGCTGGGTGTAGTCCGCAAGTTCCAGATTCCCCAGGAG GTCCTGGtgaggtttctcttctctgtcagcAAAGCCTATCGAAGAATCACCTACCACAACTGGCGCCATGGCTTCAATGTAGCCCAGACCATGTTTACTCTCCTCATG ACGGGCAAACTGAAGAGCTATTACACAGACCTGGAGGCCTTCGCCATGGTTACAGCTGGCCTGTGCCACGACATTGACCACCGTGGCACCAACAACCTGTACCAGATGAA GTCCCAGAATCCTCTAGCCAAGTTACATGGCTCCTCAATTCTGGAACGGCACCACCTGGAATTTGGGAAGTTTCTGTTGGCAGAGGAG AGCCTGAACATCTACCAGAACCTGAACCGTCGGCAGCACGAGCATGTGATCCACCTCATGGACATCGCCATCATCGCCACCGACCTAGCCCTCTACTTCAA gaagagaaCAATGTTCCAGAAGATCGTGGATGAGTCCAAGAACTACGACGATAAGAAGAGTTGGGTCGAGTACCTGTCCCTAGAGACAACGCGAAAGGAGATAGTCAT GGCCATGATGATGACCGCATGTGACCTGTCTGCTATCACCAAACCCTGGGAAGTCCAGAGCAAG GTCGCTCTTCTTGTGGCTGCTGAGTTCTGGGAACAAGGGGACTTGGAGAGGACTGTCTTGGATCAACAGCCCATT CCCATGATGGACCGGAACAAAGCAGCTGAGCTCCCCAAGCTGCAAGTTGGCTTCATCGACTTTGTATGTACTTTCGTGTACAAG GAGTTTTCCCGGTTTCATGAAGAGATCCTGCCCATGTTTGACCGACTGCAAAATAACAGAAAGGAGTGGAAAGCTCTGGCTGATGA TGGGCACAGAAATTTGCAATGGTGGTCCAGCCCCCAAGTCCTCGACCTGCTGTATCCTGTAAGCCCTGTCTACTGGCTTCGGGTTGCTCCTGCCACTCACCACTGGATATGGACTCTGCCTATAGCAGTTTGGTATAAGATATTAGGAACAAGGGGAAAAAGTGATCgaacataa
- the Atp5me gene encoding ATP synthase subunit e, mitochondrial gives MVPPVQVSPLIKFGRYSALVLGMAYGAKRYSYLKPRAEEERRVAAEEKKRLDELKRIERELAEARDDSILK, from the exons ATGGTTCCCCCGGTTCAGGTCTCTCCGCTCATCAAG TTCGGCCGATACTCCGCCCTGGTCCTCGGCATGGCCTACGGCGCCAAACGCTACA GTTACCTAAAACCCCGGGCAGAGGAGGAGAGGCGAGTAGCagcagaggagaagaagagactAGACGAGCTAAAACGCATCGAGCGAGAACTGGCCGAAG CTCGAGATGACAGCATTCTCAAGTGA
- the Slc49a3 gene encoding solute carrier family 49 member A3, with protein MHAGGLQTPWTAGAMEDELKACDGPGTSGTAGDAPPGPRVYARRWVFLLVVSLLSCSNAMLWLSFAPVADTIARHFLLSMEQVNWLSLIYLVVSIPFGMAAIWVLDSVGLRAATILGAWLNFSGSLLRAVPCLDVRIPNPFAFFLSGQGLCALAQTLVISSPAKLAALWFPEHQRATANMIATMSNPLGILMANVLSPALVKKAEDIPVMLGIYIVPAALACLLATACLWESVPPTPPSAGAASSTSESFLHGLKLLIQNKAYVILAICFGGGIGVFSSFSALLEQIFCANGYSNEFSGLCGALFIVFGILGALLLGLYVDRTKRFTEATKIGLCLTSLTVVAFALMSQLQGQTFALAAICSLLGLFGFSVAPVAMELAVECSFPVGEGASAGLIFVLGQAEGALIMLLLTALTVRRTGPSFSTCGQGEDPLDWTESLLVLAGLCTLFTCVLVLFFKTPYRRLEAESGGPPSPGMSAREPRNIRPTHVPPLETPGLNPSAGALTGAPGSLSKGHSEWAETMARDVL; from the exons ATGCACGCGGGCGGCCTGCAGACACCCTGGACAGCTGGAGCTATGGAGGATGAGCTGAAAGCCTGTGACGGGCCAGGGACATCTGGGACCGCTGGAGACGCGCCGCCTGGTCCCCGCGTCTATGCACGCCGCTGGGTCTTCTTGCTGGTGGTCAGCCTCCTGAGCTGCTCCAACGCCATG CTGTGGCTGAGTTTTGCACCTGTGGCAGACACCATAGCACGCCACTTCTTACTGTCCATGGAGCAGGTCAACTGGCTGTCGCTGATCTACCTTGTGGTGTCCATCCCATTTGGCATGGCAGCCATCTGGGTTCTGGACTCTGTTGGGCTCCGTGCTGCG ACTATCCTGGGTGCATGGTTGAATTTTTCCGGGAGTTTGCTACGTGCTGTTCCCTGCTTGGATGTCAGGATCCCCAATCCCTTTGCCTTCTTCTTGAGTGGGCAGGGCCTCTGTGCCTTGGCCCAGACCCTGGTCATCTCTTCTCCAGCCAAGCTGGCTGCCCTGTGGTTTCCAGAGCACCAGCGAGCCACGGCTAATATGATCGCCACTATGT CAAATCCTCTGGGCATCCTTATGGCAAATGTGCTGTCTCCTGCCCTAGTCAAGAAGGCAGAAGACATCCCTGTGATG cttgGCATCTACATTGTCCCTGCTGCCCTTGCCTGTCTGTTGgccactgcctgcctctgggagAGTGTGCCTCCTACTCCACCCTCTGCAGGGGCTGCCAGCTCAACTTCAGAGAGTTTCCTCCACGGGCTCAAACTG CTCATACAGAATAAGGCCTACGTTATCCTGGCCATCTGCTTTGGTGGTGGCATTGGTGTCTTCTCCAGCTTCTCGGCACTCCTGGAGCAGATCTTTTGTGCCAATGGCTACTCCAAT GAGTTCTCAGGCCTCTGTGGGGCTCTCTTCATCGTGTTTGGGATTTTGGGGGCACTGCTTCTAGGCCTATACGTGGATCGGACCAAACGCTTCACCGAGGCCACCAAGATAGGCCTCTGTCTGACTTCCCTGACCGTCGTGGCCTTTGCTCTG ATGTCCCAGCTGCAGGGGCAGACCTTCGCATTGGCCGCCATCTGCTCCCTCCTTGGGCTCTTTGGCTTCTCAGTGGCACCTGTGGCCATGGAGTTGGCAGTGGAATGCTCATTCCCTGTGGGCGAGGGCGCCTCAGCTGGTTTGATCTTTGTCCTGGG GCAGGCGGAGGGCGCGCTCATCATGCTGCTGTTGACAGCGCTGACTGTGAGGCGAACGGGCCCATCCTTTTCTACCTGCGGGCAGGGCGAGGACCCTCTGGACTGGACGG AGTCCCTGCTGGTGCTGGCCGGTCTATGTACCCTTTTCACCTGTGTCTTGGTGCTCTTCTTCAAGACCCCATACCGGCGCCTAGAGGCCGAGTCTGGAGGACCCCCTTCTCCCGGGATGTCTGCCAGGGAGCCACGGAATATACGCCCCACCCACGTACCACCCCTTGAGACTCCTGGTTTGAATCCTTCAGCTGGTGCCTTGACGGGAGCACCTGGTTCTCTCTCCAAAGGACACTCAGAATGGGCAGAGACCATGGCCAGAGATGTCTTGTAA